A genomic stretch from Lathyrus oleraceus cultivar Zhongwan6 chromosome 2, CAAS_Psat_ZW6_1.0, whole genome shotgun sequence includes:
- the LOC127119394 gene encoding uncharacterized protein LOC127119394 isoform X1, producing MLRATAFPAPNNSVAVTSVNNTCRYLQTTRVIYPRSSFVSRFGLLQFRQLRVKCLRAVRGGAGFDPEAAKKRGSGSVNLVEIEEDFDDENDEDVSFEYDEEDDEEVADDDDDDDDVEEEIVASDEMREWFEKKPKGFGEGKEYDTSIEDKMLEELQQSKRAQAANLKRLKTNPINTASKNDAQKKIDEKAVPIGSQVRLVNLPKKRKIDRDLKSAFQGIPGIVNIVPAVIGNKKTRDPICKGFAFVDFKHEEDAVRFVELYTGQTITFGKIQKQIKCELVNARSSSSSLKLRKNLNTTLPLLPSFEEDSNEDFDMNDSARGTWEETDLDNADDQRESDGENEEFVTALNLDSDDRVEMANNSEISSLPSKQVVGKKKASVKVGQKNAPKQKPSTKENAKNVLDVPVSAKRLKIKEKAALSGVFSKYGSKTALASKDN from the exons ATGCTCCGAGCAACTGCATTTCCGGCACCGAACAATTCCGTGGCGGTTACCTCTGTAAACAACACGTGTCGTTATCTTCAAACCACACGTGTTATTTATCCTCGTTCTTCTTTCGTTTCGAGATTCGGTCTCCTACAATTCCGGCAACTCCGCGTGAAGTGTCTGCGCGCCGTACGCGGTGGTGCTGGATTCGACCCGGAGGCTGCGAAGAAGCGAGGAAGTGGAAGCGTGAACCTAGTTGAAATTGAGGAGGATTTCGACGACGAAAATGACGAGGATGTTAGTTTCGAATACGATGAAGAGGACGACGAAGAGgttgctgatgatgatgatgatgatgatgatgtggAAGAAGAGATAGTTGCGTCTGATGAGATGAGAGAGTGGTTTGAAAAGAAGCCGAAGGGGTTTGGTGAAGGGAAAGAGTATGACACTTCAATTGAAGATAAGATGCTTGAAGAATTGCAGCAAAGTAAACGAGCACAAGCTGCTAATTTGAAAAGGCTTAAAACAAACCCTATCAACACTGCCTCCAAAAATGATGCTCAGAAGAAGATAG ATGAAAAGGCTGTTCCTATCGGAAGCCAAGTGCGTTTGGTGAATCTACCAAAGAAAAGGAAAATTGATAGGGATTTGAAATCAGCTTTTCAAGGGATTCCGGGTATAGTAAATATAGTCCCTGCTGTTATTGGAAACAAGAAGACAAGGGATCCTATCTGTAAGGGTTTTGCTTTTGTTGATTTCAAGCATGAAGAAGATGCAGTTAG GTTTGTAGAGTTATACACCGGACAAACTATTACTTTTGGCAAAATTCAGAAGCAGATAAAATGCGAGCTTGTAAATGCACGGTCTTCCTCTTCTTCTCTGAAATTAAGAAAAAATCTCAACACTACTCTACCTCTCTTGCCCTCCTTCGAAGAAGATTCAAATGAGGATTTTGACATGAACGATTCTGCCCGAGGTACCTGGGAAGAAACTGATTTAGATAATGCAGATGATCAAAGGGAAAGTGATGGGGAGAATGAAGAGTTTGTCACTGCTTTGAATTTGGATAGTGATGACAGAGTAGAAATGGCAAATAATTCTGAAATCAGTTCACTTCCCTCAAAGCAGGTTGTTGGAAAGAAGAAAGCATCTGTCAAAGTTGGACAAAAGAATGCCCCTAAGCAAAAACCAAGTACAAAAGAGAATGCAAAAAATGTTTTAGATGTTCCTGTATCTGCGAAAAG GTTAAAGATCAAGGAAAAGGCTGCATTGAGTGGTGTTTTCTCCAAGTACGGATCAAAAACTGCCCTGGCTTCAAAGGATAATTAG